One genomic segment of Thermodesulfovibrionales bacterium includes these proteins:
- a CDS encoding response regulator yields the protein MRIINNVKSLYTAVGILSLTILIGVYVDYRYETLYARHHEIDKVRERIVRLNQEITNMFLFAVLEKNPLRTASYDTVYKELEETIKNLAQLAKQLNFFQEVSSLSDSLNKLHAIEKNVIDLMNKNNWEKARDILFGDEYKFAKKTYELDSETAMDAIVVQLNLMAKRFSKIRLAFLAMRIGALVLLLGVGIMFSRRTKSDMAEQIRLRSEIEAYNMELEQRVSERTEELRLYSIEMEERANLEKALSNLNIRIQNAKNISEVSKYALDTIIDLFKAPRGALFVLETAGRLYRKAHYALPTNIALPESFGLNEGTIGMCALKGEPIITTPTDGSFWIQFGIGTVTPAQVITYPLKSSGALVGVVELCLIEPISDKQRKWLENASESIAASLRIAMEQEERQVAEERIHLILESTDEGIFGMDTEGCITFVNPAACTMLGYDAEHIIGKHFHTVFQHSHIDGTPYPYDTCLMKTAFLGEKLHAIDTEVFWRYDGTAIPVEYSATPIYKDNKVIGSVVSFRDITKRKKAEEALKQAKETAETATKAKSHFLANVSHEIRTPMNAIIGMSHLALKTDLTPKQRDYITKAHSAAVSLLGIINDILDLSKIEAGKFSVEKIPFHLDEVLNNISTVVGSKAHDKGLEVLFDVARDVPMGLIGDPLRINQVITNLMGNSVKFTEKGQITLKIEKVEEKDDRVKIKFSISDTGIGMTSEQVGKLFHSFTQADSSTTRKYGGTGLGLIICKKLVEKMDGEIWVESEYGKGSTFIFTAWFGLTKEKAKKRIVPESIQDMHVLIVDDNPAAREILSELLRGFTLRPDMVGSGPEAIAAVMNEVKGNDPYQIVFMDWQMPSMDGIEATNRIFSQVPPEKKPAVIMFTAYDTEVVRDQAYKIGIDVFLSKPVSPSSLLDAIVTLFGRDEETIHKEATSDYDSYSLKGMKILLTEDNEINQQIAMELMESVGAQVTLANNGKESIDILESSPDGTFDVVLMDLQMPVMDGYEATRRLRANPRFDKLPIIAMTAHAMVEEQERTKALGMQDHVTKPIDPETLYKTLMRYYKTTADVSSVSERENQKSETDLQSPTLKSQSPESTSYKPASDTLPVIPGLDTASGLKRTANNIKLYRKILIQFVESQKDAVSTIRTLLALGQRHDAERTAHTIKGVSGNIGASEVQEKAADVEAAIRNNESEDMLKPKLDSLDEVLSVMVSSLSTALGIQAEISTPSISGDPIKGRAILEKLINLLGNSDSEAGELFETNRDDLSAVLPASDLDAIGKAIEVFDFEKAENICRQAYNNV from the coding sequence ATGAGAATCATAAATAATGTAAAGTCCTTGTATACGGCCGTGGGGATTCTATCCCTCACCATTCTTATTGGAGTGTATGTAGATTACAGATATGAAACATTGTATGCCCGACACCACGAAATAGATAAAGTACGGGAACGTATAGTTAGACTCAATCAGGAAATAACAAACATGTTTCTTTTTGCTGTCCTTGAGAAGAATCCACTCCGTACCGCAAGCTACGATACTGTCTACAAAGAATTAGAAGAGACTATAAAGAATTTGGCTCAGCTTGCAAAACAGCTAAATTTCTTCCAGGAAGTTTCATCCTTGAGTGACAGCTTGAATAAACTCCATGCCATAGAAAAGAATGTCATTGATCTAATGAATAAAAACAATTGGGAAAAGGCAAGGGATATTCTGTTTGGCGATGAATATAAATTCGCAAAGAAGACTTATGAACTCGATAGCGAGACAGCAATGGACGCTATAGTGGTCCAGTTGAACTTAATGGCAAAGCGTTTTAGCAAAATCAGGCTGGCTTTTCTAGCTATGCGGATTGGTGCCCTTGTGCTTCTTTTAGGCGTAGGCATCATGTTTTCACGTCGTACAAAATCTGACATGGCTGAACAGATACGCCTACGGAGTGAAATAGAGGCCTATAATATGGAGCTTGAACAACGTGTGAGTGAGAGAACAGAAGAGCTTCGATTATATTCCATTGAAATGGAAGAAAGGGCAAATTTGGAAAAAGCCCTTTCAAATCTGAACATCCGTATTCAGAATGCCAAAAACATTTCAGAGGTATCAAAATATGCCCTTGACACAATCATCGACTTGTTCAAGGCACCCAGAGGAGCCTTATTTGTTCTTGAGACAGCAGGTAGACTCTACAGAAAGGCACATTATGCCCTTCCTACCAATATAGCATTGCCTGAGTCCTTTGGTCTCAATGAAGGCACTATTGGTATGTGTGCACTAAAAGGCGAACCAATAATCACCACACCTACTGATGGGTCATTCTGGATTCAATTCGGTATAGGAACTGTAACTCCTGCCCAGGTCATAACCTATCCCCTCAAATCAAGTGGGGCTTTAGTGGGTGTGGTAGAACTGTGCCTTATTGAACCTATATCAGATAAACAAAGAAAATGGTTGGAAAATGCCTCTGAGTCCATTGCTGCATCTTTAAGAATAGCCATGGAGCAAGAGGAACGTCAGGTTGCTGAAGAACGTATCCACCTAATACTTGAATCTACTGATGAGGGTATCTTTGGTATGGATACAGAAGGATGTATTACCTTTGTTAATCCTGCTGCCTGTACTATGTTAGGTTATGATGCAGAGCATATTATTGGCAAACATTTCCACACTGTTTTCCAACACTCCCATATAGACGGCACCCCATATCCTTATGATACATGTCTTATGAAGACCGCTTTCTTAGGAGAAAAACTCCATGCCATTGATACAGAAGTCTTCTGGAGATATGATGGAACTGCTATACCAGTTGAATACTCGGCAACACCCATTTATAAAGATAATAAGGTCATAGGCTCTGTCGTTAGTTTTCGTGATATTACTAAGCGGAAAAAAGCCGAGGAGGCGTTAAAACAGGCAAAGGAGACCGCTGAAACAGCCACAAAGGCAAAATCTCATTTCCTTGCAAATGTGTCTCACGAGATAAGGACACCTATGAATGCTATAATAGGTATGTCCCACCTCGCACTTAAAACAGACCTTACTCCCAAACAGCGGGATTATATCACCAAAGCCCATTCCGCTGCAGTTTCACTTCTGGGTATTATAAACGATATTCTTGATTTATCCAAGATAGAGGCAGGGAAGTTCAGTGTGGAGAAGATTCCTTTCCACCTTGATGAAGTCCTCAATAATATCAGTACTGTTGTGGGGAGTAAGGCTCACGACAAGGGTCTTGAGGTCCTCTTTGATGTTGCAAGGGATGTACCCATGGGGCTCATCGGTGACCCTCTCAGGATAAATCAAGTTATCACAAACCTCATGGGCAACTCAGTTAAATTTACTGAAAAGGGTCAGATAACTCTGAAGATAGAGAAGGTTGAAGAAAAGGACGATCGGGTAAAAATCAAGTTCTCTATCTCTGACACGGGCATAGGAATGACCTCAGAGCAGGTTGGAAAGCTCTTTCATTCCTTTACCCAGGCTGATAGCTCAACAACAAGGAAATATGGCGGCACTGGATTGGGGCTTATAATCTGTAAGAAACTTGTAGAGAAGATGGATGGCGAGATATGGGTGGAGAGCGAATATGGCAAGGGTTCAACCTTTATCTTTACAGCATGGTTCGGACTGACTAAAGAGAAGGCTAAAAAGAGGATTGTTCCCGAATCTATCCAAGACATGCATGTCCTTATAGTTGACGACAATCCTGCAGCCAGAGAGATACTATCGGAGCTCTTAAGGGGGTTCACCTTAAGGCCCGATATGGTAGGAAGCGGCCCAGAGGCCATTGCCGCTGTAATGAATGAAGTAAAGGGCAATGACCCATACCAGATAGTATTTATGGACTGGCAGATGCCAAGCATGGATGGTATCGAGGCAACGAACCGAATCTTCTCACAAGTCCCTCCAGAGAAAAAGCCTGCTGTTATTATGTTTACAGCCTATGACACAGAAGTCGTTCGTGATCAAGCATATAAGATAGGCATTGATGTCTTCCTTTCTAAACCTGTAAGTCCTTCTTCGCTCTTGGACGCCATTGTGACGCTCTTTGGGAGAGATGAAGAAACGATCCATAAGGAAGCCACCTCTGATTATGACTCCTATTCCCTCAAAGGTATGAAGATTCTTCTTACAGAAGATAATGAGATCAACCAGCAGATTGCTATGGAGCTCATGGAATCAGTAGGTGCCCAGGTAACATTGGCAAATAACGGCAAGGAGTCTATCGACATACTTGAATCCTCTCCTGATGGCACCTTTGATGTAGTCCTTATGGACCTTCAGATGCCTGTCATGGATGGCTACGAGGCAACAAGACGGCTGAGAGCCAACCCACGATTCGATAAGCTCCCCATCATCGCCATGACTGCCCATGCTATGGTGGAGGAACAGGAGAGGACAAAGGCACTCGGGATGCAGGACCATGTCACTAAGCCTATTGACCCAGAAACTCTGTATAAGACACTTATGAGATATTATAAGACAACTGCTGATGTCTCATCTGTTTCAGAGAGGGAAAATCAAAAATCAGAAACAGACCTTCAGTCTCCTACTTTAAAAAGCCAATCTCCAGAATCCACGAGCTATAAGCCTGCCTCTGATACGCTCCCTGTTATCCCTGGTCTCGATACTGCTTCAGGACTTAAGCGAACTGCAAATAATATAAAGCTTTATAGAAAAATACTTATACAGTTTGTAGAGAGTCAGAAGGACGCTGTTTCAACAATACGGACTCTGCTTGCTCTCGGTCAGAGACATGATGCGGAGCGGACTGCACATACGATAAAGGGGGTCTCTGGAAATATTGGTGCATCAGAGGTTCAGGAAAAGGCAGCAGATGTCGAGGCTGCTATAAGAAACAATGAATCGGAAGATATGCTGAAACCAAAACTCGATTCCCTCGATGAAGTTCTTTCTGTGATGGTCAGCTCATTATCCACTGCTCTGGGGATTCAAGCAGAAATCTCTACCCCCTCTATATCAGGAGATCCAATCAAGGGAAGGGCAATTCTTGAAAAGCTGATTAATCTCCTTGGGAACTCCGACTCTGAAGCAGGTGAACTCTTTGAAACAAACCGAGATGACCTCTCAGCAGTACTTCCTGCCTCTGACCTTGATGCCATAGGTAAAGCAATAGAGGTGTTTGATTTTGAAAAGGCGGAGAATATATGTAGACAGGCTTATAATAATGTATAG